A single window of Flavobacterium sp. 140616W15 DNA harbors:
- a CDS encoding RNA polymerase sigma factor encodes MEFEQLYKSYWEKVFRLCMGYVNDYSIAQDIAQETFIIIWKKLHTFRNEANIGSWIFRIASNNCLKQIEKGKRFPKSELPAHITEEKEYSLEPQIQFLYKCIAELPETDRIIISLELEDVKQAEIAKIVGLSEANIRVKIHRIKEKLTQKFKENGQ; translated from the coding sequence ATGGAGTTTGAACAGCTATATAAATCCTATTGGGAAAAGGTATTTAGGTTGTGCATGGGTTACGTAAATGATTACAGCATTGCACAGGATATCGCGCAGGAAACATTTATTATTATTTGGAAAAAACTCCACACTTTTAGAAACGAAGCCAATATCGGAAGCTGGATTTTTAGGATTGCATCTAATAATTGCCTTAAACAAATAGAAAAAGGAAAACGTTTTCCAAAATCAGAACTTCCGGCACATATTACCGAGGAAAAAGAATATTCGCTAGAACCACAAATTCAGTTTTTATACAAATGCATCGCCGAATTACCAGAAACGGACCGTATTATTATTTCGCTCGAACTAGAAGATGTAAAACAAGCCGAAATAGCTAAAATCGTAGGGCTCTCAGAAGCGAATATAAGAGTGAAAATTCATAGAATTAAAGAAAAACTAACTCAAAAATTTAAAGAAAATGGACAATAA
- a CDS encoding alpha/beta fold hydrolase: MKKYIFLVIALLFSALCLNVFGQTKSYPFEITKTGKGKQSIIFLPGFASSGDVWNETKPNFEKDFTCYVFTMAGFAGVKPQPNASFINWETEIANYIKANKIEKPIIVGHSMGGGLALALAADYPELIGKIIVVDALPCLSALMDPSFKAKENNDCTPIINKMTAMSDEQFSENQKKYLPRLLEDTTKQDLLLSWSVKSDRKTFAEMFCDFSNTDLRDKIATIKCPSLILLEAYFVNMKPAIEAQYKNLKNANLQYANKGLHFIMYDDKDWYLTQLTNFIKSK, from the coding sequence ATGAAAAAGTATATCTTCTTAGTTATCGCCCTTTTATTTTCAGCATTATGTTTAAATGTATTCGGACAAACAAAATCGTATCCGTTTGAAATTACCAAAACCGGAAAAGGAAAACAATCTATAATCTTCTTACCAGGATTTGCTAGTTCTGGAGATGTGTGGAACGAAACAAAACCTAACTTCGAAAAAGATTTTACCTGTTATGTTTTTACAATGGCGGGTTTTGCAGGAGTAAAACCACAACCAAATGCTTCTTTTATAAATTGGGAAACAGAAATCGCTAATTACATAAAAGCAAACAAAATCGAAAAACCAATTATAGTCGGTCATAGTATGGGTGGCGGACTTGCCCTGGCTCTCGCCGCTGATTATCCGGAATTGATAGGTAAAATTATAGTAGTTGATGCTCTTCCTTGTTTGTCGGCTTTAATGGATCCTTCTTTTAAAGCAAAAGAAAATAATGATTGTACACCAATAATCAATAAAATGACAGCAATGTCTGATGAGCAATTTTCTGAAAATCAAAAAAAATACCTTCCAAGACTTTTAGAAGATACTACAAAACAAGATTTATTACTTAGCTGGAGTGTTAAATCCGACAGAAAAACATTTGCCGAAATGTTTTGTGATTTTTCAAACACAGATTTGAGAGATAAAATCGCAACCATAAAATGTCCTTCACTCATATTACTTGAAGCTTATTTTGTAAACATGAAACCTGCAATCGAAGCTCAATATAAAAACTTAAAAAATGCTAATCTTCAATACGCTAACAAAGGATTACATTTTATCATGTATGATGACAAAGATTGGTATTTAACCCAACTAACCAACTTTATAAAATCGAAATAA
- the leuS gene encoding leucine--tRNA ligase produces MKYNPIEIDAKWQKYWADNKTFAAENNSEKPKHYVLDMFPYPSGAGLHVGHPLGYIASDVYSRFKRHQGFNVLHPMGYDSFGLPAEQYAIQTGQRPEDTTRVNIDGGVDKEGKQIAGYRKQLDKIGFSFDWDREVRTSNPDYYKHTQWIFIQLFNSWYNKDSDKAEDISTLISIFEKEGNATVNAVCDDNIVGFSSSEWTSFSSDEQQKILLQYRLTYLAETEVNWCPGLGTVLANDEIVNGVSERGGYPVIRKKMTQWSMRISAYAERLLQGLNDIDWSESIKESQRNWIGKSVGAMVSFRVVPSAQGSEPRAIEVFTTRPDTIFGVTFMTLAPEHPLVAEITTPEQKAAIEAYIEKTAKRSERERMADVKTISGVFTGAYAEHPFTKEPIPVWIGDYVLAGYGTGAVMAVPCGDERDYAFSNFFKGQNGMPEIKNIFANVDISETAYGSKDNVEIANSDFLNGLSYKEATQLAIAELEKINQGTGKTNYRLRDAVFSRQRYWGEPFPVYYVNGLPQMIAAQHLPIILPEVEKYLPTEDGLPPLGNAAVWAWDTKTNTVVNTDLVDNVTIFPLELNTMPGWAGSSWYWMRYMDAHNENEFASKEAIAYWESVDLYIGGSEHATGHLLYSRFWNKFLKDKGFAPTEEPFKKLINQGMILGTTAYVYRLEGTNTFVSKNKIEGQNVQPIRVDVHFVNSSDELDIERFKAWREDFNTAEFIFDENGKYIVGREVEKMSKSYYNVVTPDDICNEYGADTLRLYEMFLGPLEQAKPWNTAGISGVFGFLKKLCRLYFDDNGLIITNDEPTKDNLKSLHKTIKKVVEDIESFSFNTSVSQFMICVNELSTQNCHSRAILEPLAIVISPYAPHIAEELWSLLGHSTSIAAVAFPTFEPKFLVESSKEYPVSFNGKMRFTIELPLDLTKEQIEEIIMKDERTIKQLDGRTPNKVIIVPGKIINLVG; encoded by the coding sequence ATGAAATACAATCCGATTGAAATAGACGCCAAATGGCAAAAATATTGGGCAGACAATAAAACTTTTGCAGCCGAGAATAACTCCGAAAAACCAAAACATTATGTACTCGATATGTTTCCTTATCCGTCTGGAGCAGGATTACACGTTGGTCATCCGCTAGGTTATATTGCTTCTGATGTGTATTCTCGTTTTAAAAGACATCAAGGGTTTAATGTTTTGCATCCAATGGGCTATGATAGCTTCGGATTGCCTGCTGAACAATATGCTATACAAACAGGTCAACGTCCTGAAGACACTACTCGTGTAAACATTGATGGTGGTGTAGATAAAGAAGGAAAGCAAATTGCTGGATACAGAAAACAATTAGATAAAATAGGATTCTCATTTGATTGGGATAGAGAAGTTCGTACTTCAAATCCTGATTATTACAAGCATACACAATGGATTTTTATTCAATTGTTTAATTCTTGGTACAATAAAGATTCAGATAAAGCCGAAGACATTTCGACTTTGATTTCTATTTTCGAAAAAGAAGGAAATGCAACTGTAAATGCAGTTTGCGATGATAATATTGTAGGATTTTCGTCAAGCGAATGGACATCGTTTTCATCTGATGAACAACAAAAAATCTTATTACAATACAGATTAACTTATTTAGCAGAAACCGAAGTAAACTGGTGTCCTGGTTTAGGAACTGTTTTGGCAAATGACGAAATCGTAAACGGTGTTTCTGAGCGTGGTGGCTATCCTGTAATCCGTAAAAAGATGACACAATGGAGCATGCGCATTTCTGCCTATGCAGAACGTTTATTACAAGGTCTTAACGATATTGACTGGAGCGAAAGCATCAAAGAAAGTCAACGTAACTGGATTGGAAAATCAGTTGGAGCAATGGTTTCTTTCCGTGTAGTGCCCTCAGCCCAGGGCTCTGAGCCCAGAGCAATAGAAGTTTTCACGACTCGTCCTGACACAATCTTCGGGGTTACGTTTATGACATTGGCTCCTGAACATCCTTTGGTTGCTGAGATTACAACTCCAGAACAAAAAGCAGCTATTGAAGCCTATATCGAAAAAACAGCGAAACGTTCTGAACGTGAGCGTATGGCTGATGTAAAAACCATTTCTGGTGTATTTACTGGTGCTTATGCTGAACACCCTTTTACAAAAGAACCAATTCCGGTTTGGATTGGCGATTATGTTTTGGCAGGATATGGAACAGGTGCGGTAATGGCAGTTCCTTGTGGAGACGAAAGAGATTATGCTTTTTCAAATTTCTTTAAAGGTCAAAACGGAATGCCAGAAATCAAAAATATCTTTGCAAATGTTGACATTTCTGAAACAGCTTATGGCTCGAAAGACAATGTAGAAATTGCAAATTCTGATTTCTTAAACGGATTAAGTTATAAAGAGGCAACTCAATTAGCAATTGCTGAATTAGAAAAAATAAATCAAGGAACAGGAAAAACCAATTATCGTTTGCGTGATGCAGTATTCTCTCGTCAGCGTTATTGGGGAGAGCCTTTCCCAGTATATTATGTAAATGGGTTGCCACAAATGATTGCAGCGCAACATTTACCAATTATTTTGCCTGAAGTAGAAAAATATTTACCGACCGAAGATGGATTGCCTCCTTTAGGAAATGCAGCAGTTTGGGCTTGGGATACTAAAACGAATACAGTTGTAAATACTGATTTAGTTGATAACGTGACGATTTTTCCTCTTGAACTAAACACTATGCCAGGTTGGGCAGGAAGTTCTTGGTACTGGATGCGTTATATGGATGCGCATAACGAAAACGAATTTGCAAGCAAAGAAGCTATAGCATACTGGGAAAGTGTCGATTTGTATATTGGAGGAAGCGAGCACGCAACTGGACATTTATTGTATTCTCGTTTTTGGAACAAATTCTTAAAAGACAAAGGCTTTGCTCCAACTGAAGAACCATTCAAAAAACTGATCAATCAGGGAATGATCTTAGGAACTACTGCTTATGTTTATAGACTTGAAGGAACGAACACTTTTGTATCTAAAAACAAAATTGAAGGTCAAAACGTACAACCAATTCGTGTTGACGTTCATTTCGTGAACTCTTCAGATGAATTAGACATTGAAAGATTCAAAGCTTGGAGAGAAGATTTTAATACTGCCGAATTTATTTTTGATGAAAATGGTAAATATATTGTAGGGCGTGAAGTCGAAAAAATGTCGAAATCATATTACAATGTAGTTACACCAGATGATATTTGTAATGAATATGGTGCTGATACATTACGTTTATACGAAATGTTCTTAGGGCCGTTAGAGCAAGCTAAACCTTGGAATACTGCTGGAATTTCGGGAGTATTTGGTTTCTTAAAAAAACTATGTCGTTTGTATTTTGATGACAATGGCTTAATTATTACCAATGATGAGCCAACAAAAGACAACTTAAAATCATTGCACAAAACCATTAAAAAAGTGGTAGAAGACATTGAGAGTTTTTCTTTTAATACCTCAGTTTCTCAGTTTATGATTTGTGTAAATGAATTGTCTACGCAAAACTGTCATTCTCGTGCTATACTTGAACCTTTGGCAATTGTAATTTCGCCTTATGCGCCACATATCGCTGAAGAATTATGGTCTTTATTAGGACATTCAACATCTATTGCAGCTGTTGCCTTCCCTACTTTTGAACCTAAATTTTTAGTAGAAAGTAGTAAAGAATATCCAGTTTCATTTAATGGAAAGATGCGTTTTACAATCGAATTGCCTTTGGATTTAACAAAAGAACAAATCGAAGAAATCATTATGAAAGACGAAAGAACTATAAAACAATTAGATGGCAGAACACCAAATAAAGTAATTATCGTTCCTGGAAAAATCATTAATTTGGTTGGATAA
- a CDS encoding ABC transporter permease has protein sequence MSSNFDKFQKRRLISSYFSVVLSVFLVLFLLGVLGLFIINSKKLADDFKEKIAMTVFFKNEANDSIIKAFNAELKRAPFARSFVYVTKEEAAKQHTDIIGEDFLTFLGENPLLNSYDIHLKADYVVKDSIAKIESRLRKNTMISDIVYDKQLVNLVNDNIKKVSMWILIVSGFLTVIAVLLINSSLRLSIHSNRFIIKTMQMVGATKSFIRKPFVMRSIKLGLIGAGLAIVALVGLLIYVDTNFPGLGIMEDKALIGLVLLTVLGIGVLITWLSTHFATQRFLNLRTDDLY, from the coding sequence ATGAGTTCTAACTTTGATAAATTTCAAAAACGCAGGTTAATTTCCTCTTATTTTTCGGTTGTATTAAGTGTATTTCTGGTTTTATTCCTTTTGGGAGTACTAGGGTTATTCATTATTAATTCTAAAAAACTAGCGGATGACTTTAAAGAAAAAATCGCTATGACGGTTTTCTTTAAGAACGAAGCTAATGATAGTATTATAAAAGCATTCAACGCCGAGTTAAAAAGAGCTCCTTTTGCTAGATCATTTGTTTATGTTACTAAAGAAGAGGCAGCTAAACAGCATACTGATATTATTGGTGAAGATTTCCTAACGTTTTTAGGAGAGAATCCGTTGTTAAATTCGTATGATATTCACTTAAAAGCTGATTATGTAGTTAAAGATAGTATCGCTAAAATAGAAAGTCGCTTACGTAAAAATACTATGATTTCTGATATTGTTTATGATAAGCAATTGGTAAATCTGGTTAATGATAATATCAAAAAAGTGAGTATGTGGATTTTAATTGTTAGTGGATTTTTAACTGTAATCGCAGTATTACTTATTAATAGTTCATTGCGCTTATCAATACATTCTAATCGATTTATCATTAAAACAATGCAAATGGTAGGTGCTACAAAATCATTTATTCGTAAGCCATTTGTAATGCGAAGTATTAAACTAGGATTAATAGGTGCAGGTTTAGCTATTGTTGCTTTGGTTGGATTATTAATTTATGTAGATACCAATTTCCCAGGACTTGGAATAATGGAAGATAAAGCACTTATCGGATTAGTTTTATTGACGGTTTTAGGAATCGGAGTATTGATAACTTGGTTAAGTACACACTTTGCAACACAACGTTTCTTAAATTTAAGAACTGACGATTTATATTAA
- a CDS encoding DUF3098 domain-containing protein — translation MENKQEQNKKEFLFDKVNYKILLIGIGVIALGFILMAGGGSNDPNVFNEAIFNFRRIRLAPTTVLIGFGITIYAILKNPKKA, via the coding sequence ATGGAAAATAAACAAGAGCAAAATAAAAAGGAATTTCTTTTTGATAAAGTAAATTATAAAATTTTATTGATTGGAATTGGTGTAATTGCATTAGGATTTATTCTGATGGCAGGTGGTGGAAGTAATGATCCAAATGTTTTTAATGAAGCGATCTTTAATTTTAGACGTATTCGTTTAGCTCCAACTACTGTTTTGATAGGTTTTGGAATTACAATTTATGCAATTCTTAAAAATCCTAAAAAAGCATAA
- a CDS encoding undecaprenyl-diphosphate phosphatase, producing MDTLQAIVLAIIEGITEFLPVSSTGHMIIASSFFGIAHDDFTKLFTIVIQLGAILSVVVLYFKRFFQTLDFYFKLLVAFIPAVILGLLLSDVIDGLLENPVTVAVSLLIGGVILLKVDEWFNNPNTVETSQEITYSQALKIGLFQCLAMIPGVSRSGASIVGGMSQKLSRTTAAEFSFFLAVPTMFGATAKKCYDYYKAGFELSHDQVNLLIIGNIVAFVVALLAIKTFIGFLTKNGFKVFGYYRIIAGIVLLLIHFFIHPLTII from the coding sequence ATGGATACTTTACAAGCTATTGTTTTAGCCATTATTGAAGGAATTACAGAGTTTTTACCTGTTTCTTCAACTGGTCATATGATTATTGCCTCTTCTTTTTTTGGAATTGCCCATGATGATTTTACAAAACTTTTTACAATTGTAATTCAGCTAGGAGCTATTCTTTCGGTAGTCGTTTTGTATTTCAAACGTTTTTTTCAAACGCTTGATTTTTACTTTAAATTATTAGTGGCATTTATACCAGCAGTTATTTTAGGATTATTATTAAGTGATGTTATAGATGGTTTATTAGAAAACCCCGTTACAGTTGCAGTTTCACTTTTAATAGGTGGAGTTATTTTGCTAAAAGTAGATGAATGGTTTAATAATCCAAATACAGTCGAAACTTCACAAGAAATAACCTATTCACAAGCTTTAAAAATTGGATTGTTCCAGTGTTTGGCAATGATTCCAGGAGTTTCAAGAAGTGGGGCGAGTATAGTAGGAGGGATGTCGCAAAAATTGTCAAGAACAACAGCGGCTGAGTTTTCATTCTTTTTGGCAGTTCCTACCATGTTTGGAGCAACCGCTAAAAAATGTTATGATTATTATAAAGCAGGATTTGAATTATCACATGATCAAGTTAATTTATTGATTATTGGTAATATAGTAGCTTTTGTAGTAGCACTTTTGGCTATTAAAACCTTTATAGGATTTTTGACTAAAAACGGATTCAAAGTATTTGGATACTACCGTATTATTGCAGGGATTGTGTTGTTATTAATACATTTCTTTATTCATCCGCTTACAATTATATAA
- the truB gene encoding tRNA pseudouridine(55) synthase TruB: MTPEDFLNGQVLLIDKPLNWSSFQAVNKLKYALINKVGLPKKFKIGHAGTLDPLATGLLLICTGKFTKRISELQGQAKEYTGTFFIGATTPSYDLETEIDQTFPTAHIDEVLIHETVKQFLGEIDQKPPIYSAIKKDGVRLYEHARAGETIEIASRKTTIHEFEITRIALPEIDFRVVCSKGTYIRSLAFDFGKTMNSGSHLTALRRTKIGDYDVKNATDVTLFEESL; encoded by the coding sequence ATTACTCCCGAAGATTTTTTAAATGGACAAGTTTTACTGATAGATAAACCTTTAAACTGGAGTTCTTTTCAGGCAGTGAATAAATTAAAATATGCATTAATAAATAAGGTTGGACTTCCTAAGAAATTCAAAATTGGTCATGCAGGCACATTAGATCCTTTGGCGACTGGATTGTTGCTTATTTGTACTGGGAAGTTTACCAAAAGAATTTCTGAGTTACAAGGTCAAGCCAAAGAGTATACTGGTACTTTCTTTATTGGAGCTACAACGCCTTCTTATGACTTAGAAACCGAAATCGATCAGACTTTTCCAACAGCACATATCGATGAGGTGCTTATTCATGAAACAGTAAAACAGTTTTTGGGCGAAATAGATCAGAAGCCACCAATATATTCTGCTATAAAAAAAGATGGCGTTCGTTTGTATGAACACGCACGTGCTGGTGAGACTATCGAAATTGCAAGCCGAAAAACTACTATTCATGAGTTTGAAATTACAAGAATCGCACTTCCAGAAATTGATTTTAGAGTAGTTTGTAGTAAAGGAACTTATATTCGTTCGCTTGCCTTTGATTTTGGAAAAACTATGAATTCAGGTTCACATTTAACAGCTTTACGCCGTACCAAAATTGGGGATTACGATGTGAAAAATGCGACTGATGTTACTTTGTTTGAAGAAAGTTTATAA
- a CDS encoding DUF2268 domain-containing putative Zn-dependent protease (predicted Zn-dependent protease with a strongly conserved HExxH motif), which yields MKNLLQVFFLIVTMSCYCQIKNQNFVSTDIDNFWNAYEKIISTKDSVQQYNFLKDFYIDKGTLGLKSLIEVRNYTAEDFINSINKYSKFWNSLKPNTLSCNELYPEIEADINKLKQAYPNLKPSTIYFSIGAFRTNGTIQGDRILIGSELSLADETTIIDELPLWRQSFYKEYNPRKNIALLCTHEYIHTQQKELVENLLSMCLYEGVAEFISCKVTGKQSNSPAIEFGKNNQQKVIDLFISDLYLAKNNYNWLWGENKNVLKIRDLGYYVGYEICERYYNLSKDKVKAVKTLIELDYNNEKEVERIVDATKLFPESLEKLKHDYEKRQPKVVSIKPFKNGSKKVKPGLTEITITFSEPLNGYDAGLDFGPLGKDFCPKINSERVWASDLKSWSFKADLKPDQEYQILITNSFKKQDGTRLKPYLINFKTNK from the coding sequence ATGAAAAATCTACTTCAGGTATTTTTTTTGATAGTAACAATGTCATGTTATTGTCAAATAAAAAATCAAAATTTTGTATCAACTGATATTGATAATTTTTGGAATGCATACGAGAAAATTATTTCTACAAAAGATAGCGTTCAACAATATAATTTCTTAAAAGATTTTTATATTGATAAAGGAACTCTGGGTTTGAAAAGTCTAATAGAAGTTCGAAATTATACCGCAGAAGACTTTATTAATTCGATAAATAAATATTCTAAATTCTGGAATTCACTAAAGCCAAATACTTTAAGTTGCAATGAACTTTATCCAGAAATTGAAGCTGATATAAATAAACTCAAACAGGCTTACCCTAATTTAAAGCCTTCAACTATTTACTTTTCTATTGGGGCATTTAGAACTAATGGAACCATACAAGGCGATCGGATTTTAATTGGTAGCGAACTGAGTTTGGCAGATGAAACTACTATTATTGACGAATTACCGCTGTGGCGCCAATCTTTTTATAAAGAATATAATCCAAGAAAAAATATTGCATTATTATGTACGCATGAGTATATACATACCCAACAAAAAGAATTAGTAGAGAACTTACTTTCGATGTGCTTGTATGAGGGTGTTGCAGAATTTATTTCCTGTAAAGTTACAGGTAAGCAATCTAATAGTCCAGCAATAGAATTCGGAAAAAATAATCAACAGAAAGTGATAGATTTATTTATTTCGGATTTATATCTTGCTAAAAATAACTATAATTGGTTGTGGGGTGAGAATAAAAATGTTTTAAAAATAAGGGACTTGGGGTATTACGTTGGTTATGAAATTTGCGAGCGCTACTACAATTTGTCCAAAGATAAAGTAAAGGCAGTTAAGACCCTCATTGAGCTTGATTATAACAACGAAAAAGAAGTAGAACGGATTGTAGATGCAACAAAACTGTTCCCAGAAAGTTTAGAGAAGTTAAAGCATGATTATGAAAAACGACAGCCAAAGGTTGTATCTATTAAGCCTTTCAAAAATGGGAGTAAAAAAGTAAAACCAGGATTGACAGAAATCACAATTACATTTTCAGAGCCATTAAACGGATATGATGCTGGATTAGACTTTGGGCCTTTAGGGAAAGATTTTTGTCCTAAAATAAACTCAGAAAGAGTTTGGGCATCTGATTTAAAATCGTGGAGTTTTAAAGCAGACTTAAAACCAGACCAAGAATATCAGATATTAATAACGAATAGTTTTAAAAAACAAGACGGAACAAGATTAAAACCATATTTGATAAATTTTAAAACGAATAAATAG
- a CDS encoding thioredoxin family protein, whose product MQKSITNALSNSYSYTEYRKIVTALLAEGKSTGSEQSEDLTHYTSLNETRMNRLEKTIKITETTISKLQNLRKNYIWLVISEGWCGDAAQLLPIIYKMATASNDKIELKIVLRDENPDLMNLFLTNGGKAIPKLIIIDKEKLEVIADWGPRPKDAIELVNNYKKEFGVIDETIKTNLQLWYLHDKGISTQEEIMEIMENR is encoded by the coding sequence ATGCAAAAAAGTATCACCAATGCCCTGTCCAACAGCTATTCATACACCGAATACAGAAAAATAGTTACTGCTTTATTAGCTGAAGGGAAATCAACAGGATCCGAACAATCTGAGGATCTAACTCATTATACTAGCTTGAATGAAACTAGAATGAATCGGTTAGAAAAAACAATAAAAATTACCGAAACAACAATTTCTAAGCTACAAAACCTTCGCAAGAATTATATTTGGCTCGTTATTTCTGAAGGTTGGTGTGGTGATGCTGCACAATTATTGCCAATTATTTATAAAATGGCAACCGCATCCAATGACAAAATCGAACTAAAAATTGTACTTCGTGATGAAAATCCGGATCTAATGAATTTATTTTTGACAAATGGAGGAAAAGCAATTCCGAAATTAATTATTATTGACAAAGAGAAACTTGAAGTTATTGCCGATTGGGGACCACGCCCAAAAGATGCAATTGAATTGGTCAATAATTACAAAAAAGAATTTGGAGTTATTGATGAAACCATTAAAACAAATTTACAATTGTGGTACTTACACGACAAAGGAATTTCGACTCAAGAAGAGATCATGGAAATCATGGAAAATCGTTAA
- the pyrH gene encoding UMP kinase, with protein sequence MKYKRILLKLSGEALMGDLQYGIDPKRLDEYAEEIKQIHAKGVEIAIVIGGGNIFRGVSGVSSGMDRVQGDYMGMLATVINGMALQGALENKGMLTRLQTALKIESIAEPYIKRRAVRHLEKNRIVIFGAGTGNPYFTTDTAAVLRGIEINADVILKGTRVDGVYDSDPEKNAAAVKFDFISFEDVLKKGLNVMDTTAFTLSQENKLPIVVFDMNKIGNLLKICEGENIGTVVNI encoded by the coding sequence ATGAAATACAAAAGAATTCTTCTTAAATTAAGTGGAGAAGCCTTAATGGGAGATTTACAATACGGAATTGACCCAAAGAGATTGGACGAATATGCAGAAGAAATTAAGCAGATTCATGCAAAGGGAGTAGAAATTGCCATTGTAATTGGAGGAGGAAATATTTTTAGAGGAGTTTCTGGGGTAAGTTCAGGAATGGATAGAGTACAGGGTGATTATATGGGAATGCTTGCTACCGTAATTAACGGAATGGCATTACAAGGAGCTTTGGAAAATAAAGGAATGTTAACACGTTTGCAAACGGCTCTAAAAATCGAATCAATTGCAGAACCTTATATTAAAAGACGAGCTGTGCGTCACCTTGAGAAAAACAGAATTGTAATTTTTGGTGCAGGTACAGGAAATCCTTACTTTACAACAGATACTGCAGCAGTTTTAAGAGGTATCGAAATTAATGCAGATGTTATCTTAAAAGGAACTCGTGTTGATGGTGTTTATGATTCTGATCCAGAGAAAAATGCAGCTGCTGTAAAATTTGATTTTATCTCTTTTGAAGATGTGCTTAAAAAAGGATTAAATGTAATGGATACTACCGCTTTTACATTAAGTCAGGAAAATAAATTACCAATTGTAGTTTTTGATATGAATAAAATCGGAAATTTATTGAAAATTTGCGAAGGTGAAAATATCGGAACTGTAGTAAATATCTAG